The following is a genomic window from Syntrophorhabdaceae bacterium.
TAGCAAGCAGCATAGGAAGTATTGATACAACGACCCTTGTCAGCCAGCTCATGGAACTGCAAAGACAGCCGCTTACAAAACTCAAGGAGAAAGAGGCTGATTATCAGGCAAAACTGAGCGCCTACGGGACAATGCTCAGCGCTATTTCGACCCTTAAAAGTACTGTCACAAACTTAAAGGACTCCGGGTTGTTGGAAATGTCCGCATCAGTTTCAGATAGCCAGTATTTTACCGCCACCGCCTCTTCTTCTGCCAATGCCGGCACATATTCCATCAAGATTACCAATATTGCAACGTCACAAAATGTTTACTCAACCACTTTCTCCGAAGAGAACAGCGAGGTCGCCGACCTGACAACATACGGCGCGCAGAAGATCAAGATACAGGTGGGGAGCGGCGAGGTCATAGAAATTACCATCGATTCATCAAATAATACCCTGTCGGGCATAAAGGACGCCATAAACAATGCCGGCGCCGGCGTTGCTGCGTCCGTTATCAACGACGGAACAGGTTACAGGCTCTTACTGTCCACCAATTCAACCGGCGCATCGAACAGGGTCACTGTCATGGTTGATGAAGAC
Proteins encoded in this region:
- a CDS encoding flagellar cap protein FliD N-terminal domain-containing protein, yielding MTTSSIASSIGSIDTTTLVSQLMELQRQPLTKLKEKEADYQAKLSAYGTMLSAISTLKSTVTNLKDSGLLEMSASVSDSQYFTATASSSANAGTYSIKITNIATSQNVYSTTFSEENSEVADLTTYGAQKIKIQVGSGEVIEITIDSSNNTLSGIKDAINNAGAGVAASVINDGTGYRLLLSTNSTGASNRVTVMVDEDNNGTYEEAGSETDATGLSKLAFNATYDADGNVTGGITNMTQS